The Vicia villosa cultivar HV-30 ecotype Madison, WI linkage group LG1, Vvil1.0, whole genome shotgun sequence genome includes a region encoding these proteins:
- the LOC131643903 gene encoding gibberellin receptor GID1B-like, whose product MAGSNEVNLNESKSVVPLNTWVLISNFKLAYNLLRRADGTFNRELAEFLDRKVPANTIPVDGVFSFDHVDRNTGLFSRVYQPAPENVTTWGIIELEKPLSTTEIVPVIIFFHGGSFSHSSANSAIYDTFCRRLVSMCKAVVVSVNYRRSPEHRFPCAYEDGWNALNWVKSRTWLQSGKDSKVYVYMAGDSSGGNIAHHVAVRAAEEDVEVLGNILLHPLFGGEKRTESEKKLDGKYFVRLQDRDWYWRAFLPEGEDRDHPACNPFGPNGKSLEGLKFPKSLVCVAGLDLLQDWQLEYVEGLRNYNQDVKLLYLKEATIGFYFLPNNDHFYCLMNEINTFVHPNC is encoded by the exons ATGGCTGGAAGTAATGAAGTCAACCTTAATGAATCTAAG AGTGTTGTTCCTCTTAATACTTGGGTGCTTATCTCCAATTTCAAGCTAGCTTACAATCTTCTAAGACGAGCGGATGGAACATTCAATAGAGAGTTGGCTGAGTTTCTCGACCGCAAGGTTCCGGCCAATACGATACCTGTTGACGGAGTATTCTCGTTTGATCATGTCGATCGGAATACAGGACTCTTCAGTAGGGTTTATCAACCTGCTCCTGAGAATGTTACTACTTGGGGCATTATAGAGCTAGAAAAGCCCTTGAGCACAACTGAGATTGTCCCTGTCATAATTTTCTTCCATGGTGGAAGCTTCTCTCATTCCTCTGCTAATAGTGCTATCTACGACACTTTCTGTCGTCGCCTTGTGAGCATGTGTAAGGCTGTTGTTGTTTCTGTAAACTACCGAAGATCGCCCGAGCATCGGTTTCCCTGTGCTTATGAAGACGGTTGGAATGCTCTTAATTGGGTTAAATCAAGGACATGGCTTCAAAGTGGAAAAGATTCTAAGGTTTATGTCTACATGGCAGGGGATAGTTCCGGTGGTAACATTGCTCATCATGTTGCGGTGAGAGCTGCCGAGGAAGATGTTGAGGTACTAGGTAACATTCTTCTCCATCCGCTCTTTGGCGGGGAGAAGCGTACGGAATCAGAGAAGAAGCTCGATGGGAAGTATTTCGTAAGGTTGCAAGATCGCGATTGGTATTGGAGAGCTTTTCTACCTGAAGGAGAAGACAGAGACCATCCTGCTTGTAATCCATTCGGTCCTAATGGTAAAAGCCTTGAAGGACTCAAGTTCCCGAAAAGCCTTGTTTGCGTGGCTGGTTTAGATCTTCTACAAGATTGGCAATTGGAATATGTAGAAGGTCTCAGGAATTACAACCAAGATGTTAAACTTCTTTACCTAAAGGAAGCCACTATTGGTTTCTACTTCTTGCCTAATAATGACCATTTCTATTGCCTCATGAACGAGATAAACACCTTCGTGCATCCTAACTGTTGA